The genomic DNA ATGTGAACAGAGTACTAACGTTGCCTCGGACTACAAAAGCACCCTTAATCAATCAAAGTTTCATCCTGAGGATGGGTtacaacctgaaaaaaaaaacagcgggaCGATTGCAGCTGTCGTGCTTGGGCATTCTATAGGAAACCACGAACATACCACTAGTTAGCATTCCAAAACGCAGAAGTATCCATTTTCAAAGTAGAAGTTTCACGGCCGGACTATAGCTGTGCCACGCTCACTCTTCAGAGAAAGGTAGCGCAAAGACATGTTTGGAAAAGCGAGGGTCGATTCTTTCAGCGTATATCCAGTCTCGGCTGTGGACCTTATTGTATTGCCCTGATGCACACATTCCAAGATTTCACCCCGACTTTTCAATGCAGCCCACACGCACACTTCCGGAACAGCTTGGGTATAAAATACACATGCACATGCGTCCGGTACACATAATACCAGCGTCACTAGCGCAGCTGAAACTTTTGTACAGTGTTATcgcttttgaaaaaaaagtacTTGCCGAGCAGCAGGTTTTACGGCAGCACAACTGCAGCTTGCAGTGGGAGTTCGCAAAAAACTGGCGTCCCCGTTCATTAACATTACGGAAAGCGAGAAAGGACACTGCACAAATGAAGGTTACACCATTTGTTTTCTCTAGCACTTCTTAACAATGTCATTGCGCACAAGCTAGGCCCTCTAAACCTAATTTTATAAATTGAGCCTATTCAACGTCAACTGGATACGCATGACGCAAGTCAATCGTGCCAGCTGTGCGTCTTACCCTATTCGGCCATAAGAGGATGCAAAAATCACATTTTAGCAAACAGGAACAGGCATACGGGGCGGGCAACACCCACATTACTAACAACTTACTGCAACAACTTCTAATTACTCGAGATAAGCACCTTCTCAGGGTTGCCGTTAGCGGGTACTATGCGCCGAATTGGCTGCTTTGCGACTCCGTCTTGTGACGGGAGTTCAGGTTGACCCCATGTCTAGTTTTTGACTACTTTCAAACTTATGCCTTGGTACATTAACAAGGCAATATTCATTGTTTCCTGGTAAAATTCACTCTTTCGAAGATATTCTCTCCTGTCAGCTGACGTGCGAAAGCGGCTAGAAGGGGAGATGATAGAAACGACATGGCGCGCATAATTAAGCATTAAGTTTATTGAGCACTGTACGTTCCAGAACTTAAAAGAGCACCAGCGATTTCGCTGTATTTTATAGCCTAGCATGTATACGAGCCAAGATGTTCAACCAAATGGTCATTTTTCGGCAATGTTCGGCTGCAAAAATCCCATTTTAGAAAACAGGAACAAGCATACGGGGCGGGCAACACCCACATTTTTTTAACTTGGTCAAAGTGACGCATTAAATGCCCTTTACGAGTCCAGTCTTGCAAGAGACTTCATTGCGAAAGACTTCTGAATCCCAGCAAGGTCGGCTACCTTCGTGGCTTCTTTGCCCGATGGGAGCTCCTGCAGCAACGCATCCGGCAAAGTGCGCGCACTTTTGCGGCGTCGGACACAGGCCAACGACGACTGCTTTCAGAGAGATCGGTGCCGTGCCTGCGTCAATGTTTGTCGCATACTACCGGAGCACCTGCAAACGTTACAGCGGTGCCTGCGCTTTTTCCTCGGCTCTCCAGGTAAGACGTTTGCTCGTTATTTCTGTCCGACGAAGCGCCAATGCTTCAGCACGTTTCGGCTATCAGTCTAAAGGATTAATCTGATCACTCTTAGTCAGATTTGATTGTTATCGCTAAGCTAAATTATTGACGTGCTTTAGTGCAGACAACAAAATAGATCACAGCGTGGCGTATGTATTCCGAGTGATTAGAGATttcaaaatataaaataaatattttaaaatatttgtCAGCTGTCAGGCAGATAGCTTTCTCTAAGCCAACCACCGGGGATGGAAATACGAGTAAAATGAACCACAAAGCTCGACGCCATCCTGAAACTAAGGAGAAGCAGCGTGAGTTTCATGCTTGCTTTTGCATGTTCTTTTCAAATGAGAGCGAAAATGTGTTGACCCTGTTTACTacgaactaaaaaagaaagaaaggaatggTCGCACGTAAACATTCTAGGGACTGCGAAGTTTTCGCGATTTATTCAAGTGGTTTAGGTGGCCAATCTTCATGGACTTAATAGACGCGGCTAGCACATAGTGAGCTCTTCCAACGTAGGGACGTGCAGACTTAAGCAACACTGCCGAATCGTGGGCAGTTCTGGATTGCCCATAGCTAATCTCCGTGGCTGATAGCTGATCCTCGTTGTTGGAGTTTCTGATAGCGGAGCAACACTTCACTTGGTTGGCTTGATTGCCACCCAGTTAAGAAATACATGGCCAGAGTACTCCACTTTTCAAAATTTAAGTGGAGGTCTAACTTCATCTGCATTTTCTGGTTGCATGATGGCAAACTATTAGTATATATTTTGTTATACTAATAtattttcagtttctttttttagttataATACATCAAGAgagtgaataaatcttccccatGTCACGTTCTTGGTAAACTCTTTCACGTAAAtaggaacatcatcatcatcaccatcatccatAACAACGCATGCTGCCATCGGTCGACCGGCCGGTTACTCTCATCGAGGACGGTAGCAACGCCCGTCGGGGCAGCTTCTCAAAGCCCCGTCCGCTCGCCTGGCTTCCCGTGTTGCTGGTGTCGGCGCTGATTTCCTGTGCCTACTACGCCTATGTTCTGGTTTTCTGCCGGCTTATTGTCGCAGAAGAGAGCACAGCCAAGGCCGTAACGTTCGGCGCGAGATTTCATCTGCTTCTGTTCATGTGCATCTGGTGAGTCGCAGAGTGCCTAACCAGGACGTTCGTTTCTCTGGATCTGTGCACATGTTCTGGGTGTCACTCCTATACGTCTTCTTGCGCTTTGTTTTGCGCGTGCATGTTTCTACGGGAGTGAGAAtattcgaaataaataaatactgaacGCAATATATTTACAAATGTACACAGGGAGTCCTCCAGCCGAGAGGGTGGAACACCGCAACCAACAACAACACGAGTAAAATTGCAATCATTATCTTCAAAGCCTCGATTGATGGAGCATAATTCCTTCTTGTTCGTCTCGACTTTTAACAATGTTAACAAGCTTATGGCATCTGATATCAAGGTAACTTGAGGAAGAATGTCATTGCCAACGTCACATAGCTCATTTTCTTTGCTATACAAGAACGTTGAGATCAACTACACAGATCCTGGGAAACGTGGTGCGATCGCTTTCGCATCAGGCTGATCACCTGCGCTCGTACCATCACTGCGTTCGTACGGAGCAAAAGCTTAACTTCGTAACAAACTTTAATTTGCTGCATCTCACCACCACCGTTTGGCATGCGCTTCAACTTCTTTCTTAGGAATTCAAATGAACGTCATGTTAGTTTCCATAGTCGCTGTAATCCAaacagccacctcatatatcatCTTTCCCACCCTCAGTCATCTATACTCTGCACAAGTGTTTTGCGCTGTTGAATTTAGTATAATTTATTGTTTACGTCGTACTGTTCACGTGTCGTTTTACAGGTCGTACGCGAAGACGACGGCGACGGCGATTCCCGACGTTCCACCAGCGTACATGTTGTGCGTGGACCAGGAGCAGGTTCTGGCCAACTGTCAAAACGAGCGCACGCGGCATGGTCTGCTCGAGATGCTGGCATCACAGAAAGGCGTGTTCACTAGGGGGCCAGACGGTTCCGCGCGTCACTGCGTGTTATGCCATTTCCTCAAGCCGGACAGATGCCACCACTGCTCCACGTGCCGAAGGTGAGCCCGCGTACACTGTGCACTTTAACATAAGACGTCAtctggtgcctataaaaaagaTTACTGCATCAATAAATGATTTTGTTAGCGATGCATGTTGACGCTGCTTAAAAAAAAGTCAAGAACCTACCCTTCGTTTGAGTCTCGTGCTCCTTTGATGTGTGATCTTTCTGTTCATAAAGTTTTCTCGTTCTGAGTGGCGTGTCAACTTTTTAGTCCTACAGTAAATGTGTATATGGACGCGTGCGTGAAATTAGTGACCCTGATAGAGCGGTTTTCCTCTTTGTCTGTCATTCCTAAAGTGCCTACAGTACACAGAACTGAGGATTAAAATGTTTTACGACCTCTCTCGCAGTTTATCAATATTCCACAAACGCAGACCTGCTATAAATATTTTCGCAGATGCATCAGGAAGATGGACCATCACTGCCCGTGGTTCAACAACTGCGTCTGCTTCAGCACCTACAAGTTCTTCTTGCTCACTCTCTTCTACATGGTTGCACTGTGCCTATACGGCTTGGCCACCCTGACAACCCACTTGGTTGAATGGTGGTCGGACGCGTGGCTTCGGAAGCCGTACGCTTTCCACGTGGGCTTCCTCCTGGTCGTGGGCACCGTGCTGGCCATCGCTCTCGGCTCCTTTCTCGCCATGCACCTTTTCATGGTGTCAAAGAACAAGACGACGCTCGAGAGGCTGAGCGACGCGACGTTTCAAGAACTCGGGGACTCGTTCGATCTCGGGAACCACTACGAAAACTTCGTAGAGGTGTTCGGTCCGCGAAAAATCACTTTGGATGATTCCAGTATTCACGTGTGTTGGTGACGGCGTCCGTTTCCCGACCAAGCTGCACCCCACGCGAGACACGGTCGAGCCTCGGGCGTCTGCCGTCGTGGTGAACTATTCTGCGGCTAACTACTGGATGGGGTCATCCGGTTTCGATAGCAGAGCTGACATCGTGATTATAGAACGATAATCGATTGAGGCCTCTAGAGACTCTTCTAAGAAACGTAACACGACTGAATTTTGATGGTTTTTTCTTTTGAATTACGTTCTCATATGACTCACAATAAGCGCATCGCATGCTCTTTGTTGCCAGAGCGTGGCGCTCCGTCTCCTTTTGTGCCAAGCTACACCACTTCTGTTCATTATATTTATCTTTGTTATATTATTTTGGTACATCTGCGAATCGAATAAAGGTCTTTCATAACCTTTCAcgccccccccctcttccccctTCTACCACTTTCCCCACCCCGAGCTTCGCACAGAACCAACTGAGCACAAATAAGGATTAATTTCATTTAGTAAAAATGACACCTCTTTTAGGATTCCCAAGATAGCCACACCGCTATCTCGACTCCACCTCATATGTCAAACAGGTACCATGCTGTGATCCAACGACATGCGCAGACCACTACCCTTCTCGTACGTAAAACCGCCTTTATGATAGGCCGAAATGAATACAGAAATGCTTCAAACGTGGAACGCACCCACTTTTGAGAAATGCACAATGAACTTATATGAAGTGACTAACAaaactttgtatatatatataaatatatatatatatatttatatatatatagtagattctagtgaagaggaatgcccactacccaAGCGACATGACACGTTCGCGCGAGGCGCGAGCTGGgcctgcctggttgctgctgcgacgacgcccgtatattcggccagctcttgctgcttctgtcctgacGCTGCTACCTCTTATcgtcttgcatttacattatattttggctGCTGCGGTTTACCCCGACCCTGAAtttgcgtagccgaaagctgccgtccgtcatgcctgacgacgctgtctccAGTCCCCCCCCCCGTGCTTCGCCACCCAGGGGCTGTCCCGGTGCTCAGCTCCTGcgtgaacccgacatcttcagcggcacagacgagaaagacgttgagtattggctggaatcctacgaacgagccagcgctaccaacaaatgggatgatgccatgaaactgggtaccgtgatgttttatttaacggatgtcgccaagctgtggtacagaaaccacgagACGGACATTCCTACGTGTACGACCTTCAAGACCTGCATCACAGCTGCTTTTGGACGCCCTGGGGTGCGCAAATTTCGCACAGAACAATGCctacgaagccggtcccaacaaactggtgagacattcaccagctacatcgaggacatcctcgacctctgccagcgtgttgacccgacgatgctggaaactgacaaggtacgacacattatgaaaggcatttccgacgacacCTTTCAAATGCTCCTCTCGAAAAACCCGGCCAGTGTCTCGGAGCTCATCGAGCTGTGTCAGAGTTTCAACgaactccgacgacagcgtcttctcacgcgacaccctaacgtcccggatgacaccctctcaagcttgacaaccacctctgaccatcactcgctgctatcgcagatcaaggagtttgttcgcgctgaggtcgctcgtcagctgtcgctgctatcaacagccggccaaccaccatCACATCTGCCAGCGAACATTCGTGAGGTCATcaaggagcaagtttgcgcggctctgccaccTGCCCGTGCCACTTCGCCGTGGTCGACCCCTGTGGCCTGTGCCGAGgtgaatgcacctctaagctatgctgaggtTGCCGCAAGGCCACCTCTCCGGACATTTAGGTCACTACCATCGGCTGTGCCCACTCCTCGGTTCACTCAGCCAAGGtccctccagagtagtggacaatggcttACACCCGACAATCGGccgatatgctttgcctgtgggttGCCTGGCCACATTGCGCGATACTGCCACCGGCGTGTCCCTGCCTATCACCAGAACTATCACCACAGCTTCGAACCTGTCTCTTATGTGCCACAGTGCCCTTCGTTCGCAGGCTCTCAGCAACCCGACCAGATGTCATCATACGCCGACCACCACCCACCTGTTATCTGTCGCttgccatcacctcgacgccgctcgccatcgccgatgcgtcgttgcccttcatcgccggagcgggaaaactgattgccgcagttccaCAGGCTGGAACTGCGACACCCGCGAAAaaccaaggcctctctcttcaccgacgaatgtactggacgtatatgtggacggcgtcgctgcactcgctctcgtcgacactggtgccgcagtttcagtgatcaatGCCAGACTCTGCcacttgctcaaaaaagttatgacgccacaaGCAAGTACATCGCTTCGTACAGcaagcgcagagcacgtcacgccggccgctgcctgtactgctcgcattgcGATTGATGGCCTTATCTATGTCGTCGAATTACTGGTGttagattcctgctcccatgacctcattttgggctggaactttctctccgctaataaggccgtcatcgactgttcgcgcgctgaggtggcatttgaagtgtttagcgACGCTACTTTACACGACGCTGTTGAAACCGgagacaaactatttgttgctgaagacgttacgataccgccgcactctttcgcccttgccatggtgtcttgcaacgtGCTCGCCGAGtcaagtgcccttttcacgccatctgccgttttcgttcgtcgcaaaTGTTCCCCGCTACCTCATGCCCTTTTGGAACTTCATGACGGTGTCAGCAGAATGCTCATCTCAAATCTGCTGTCAtctcctgtaacactacttcggggcgagtgcgtcgggcgtgtttacagtctcgacccttctgcaattattgaCATGCCAACTGGTTCTTTCGCCAAACAAGAAGTCGCTGGATTAACGTGTGCCTCTACGCCGCAGAACACTAGACCTgacatactgagcagctccatcgccgacacgttaacagtttcgcaacgtgctcagcttctacgactcctgaacaagttccgttcttcctttgactgccagcatagtcccctcggccgcacatcggctgtgtgtcaccgcatcgacacgggcaccaatgcaccactgcgtcaaagaccctatcgcgtgtacGCGACAGAGTGCCACGTTATCAGTGACCAAGAAGCTGACATGCTCAAgagtggcgtcatccagccttcgaatagcccctgggcatctccagtcgtcctcgttaagaaggacgggtcaattcgcttctgtgttgactaccgtcgtcttaacaaaataactcgaaaggacgtctaccccttaccgagaatcgacgatgcacttgacagcctccaaggtgcggagttcttttcttctattgacttacggagcg from Rhipicephalus microplus isolate Deutch F79 unplaced genomic scaffold, USDA_Rmic scaffold_15, whole genome shotgun sequence includes the following:
- the LOC142784611 gene encoding palmitoyltransferase ZDHHC2-like, with translation MLPSVDRPVTLIEDGSNARRGSFSKPRPLAWLPVLLVSALISCAYYAYVLVFCRLIVAEESTAKAVTFGARFHLLLFMCIWSYAKTTATAIPDVPPAYMLCVDQEQVLANCQNERTRHGLLEMLASQKGVFTRGPDGSARHCVLCHFLKPDRCHHCSTCRRCIRKMDHHCPWFNNCVCFSTYKFFLLTLFYMVALCLYGLATLTTHLVEWWSDAWLRKPYAFHVGFLLVVGTVLAIALGSFLAMHLFMVSKNKTTLERLSDATFQELGDSFDLGNHYENFVEVFGPRKITLDDSSIHVCW